Proteins from one Kazachstania africana CBS 2517 chromosome 1, complete genome genomic window:
- the ARA2 gene encoding D-arabinose 1-dehydrogenase (NAD(P)(+)) ARA2 (similar to Saccharomyces cerevisiae ARA2 (YMR041C); ancestral locus Anc_2.604) has product MEDCKIILGCATFNTQYNDVPESLPVVEIMKKAFGDGINVIDTSPYYGPSEILVGEALAKIKPRRSTFQICTKAGRITENEFNYSPEHIRFSVKRSIERLLGWCPDETEKYLDLVYLHDVEFQTLNDITGAIKELMILKKEGFIKRVGISGYPVKFLYEVSKYCKESRDIGPLDCVLSYCNMNLQNNTLDMYYHRFKNDCGIRMISNASILSMSLLREEETRSFHPCSSELRQAIEKVVEYCRDQEGIRLSDLAIRYAFTNWINKGPTVIGVSKVEELERILENMLLIKGDELNNEDERIVRHIQQEILQDHFNETWDSGIAHPEFTDI; this is encoded by the coding sequence ATGGAAGATTGCAAGATAATATTAGGATGTGCAACGTTCAATACACAGTATAATGATGTACCGGAGAGTTTACCCGTGGTAGAAATCATGAAGAAAGCTTTTGGTGATGGGATTAATGTAATTGATACGTCCCCATATTATGGACCAAGTGAAATATTAGTTGGAGAAGCTCTTGCTAAGATTAAACCTAGAAGAAGTACATTTCAGATATGCACTAAAGCTGGAAGAATTACAGAGAATGAGTTTAATTATAGTCCCGAACATATCCGATTTAGTGTCAAAAGATCGATTGAACGATTACTGGGATGGTGTCCAGATGAGACTGAAAAGTATCTTGATTTGGTTTACCTCCATGATGTTGAATTCCAAACTTTAAACGATATTACAGGTGCTATTAAAGagttgatgattttgaaaaaagaaggaTTTATCAAGAGGGTTGGAATTTCTGGATATCCCGTCAAATTTCTTTACGAAGTGTCGAAATATTGTAAGGAATCAAGAGATATCGGACCACTAGATTGTGTATTATCATATTGTAATAtgaatttacaaaataatacGTTGGATATGTATTATCATCGGTTTAAAAATGATTGTGGAATCCGGATGATTTCCAATGCTTCAATACTAAGCATGTCGCTGTtgagagaagaagaaactagATCATTCCATCCATGCTCGTCTGAATTACGCCAAGCGATTGAGAAAGTGGTGGAATATTGTCGTGATCAAGAAGGTATAAGATTGTCAGATCTCGCCATTCGGTATGCATTTACGAACTGGATCAATAAGGGTCCCACTGTAATTGGAGTGAGTAAAGTGGAGGAATTAGAACGtatattagaaaatatgCTACTCATCAAAGGCGATGAGTTGAACAACGAGGATGAAAGAATAGTGAGACATATTCAGCAAGAGATATTACAAGATCATTTTAACGAGACGTGGGATTCTGGTATAGCCCATCCAGAATTTACagatatataa
- the SUB1 gene encoding chromatin-binding transcription coactivator SUB1 (similar to Saccharomyces cerevisiae SUB1 (YMR039C); ancestral locus Anc_2.602): MSYYNRYKNRKRGGNYEGGNEASSLSPHGLPSSDVIFDLGKNKRVTVRQFRNINLIDIREYYMDQSTGEMKPGKKGISLTEDLYDELLKHRLNIDEALRRFGSKRPRTKTVRIQSDGEEDTESHELEGDNDDGRTKKQKIAPPTLLPHEENAANAKREANATLVIPGARKQEVKTESEPVAVQEEEITQKDMESSDDEESKSFEEEMNKLLDESSEEE; the protein is encoded by the coding sequence ATGTCATATTACAATCGATACAAGAACAGAAAGAGGGGAGGCAATTATGAAGGTGGAAATGAAGCAAGTTCACTTAGTCCCCATGGGTTACCATCCTCTGATGTAATTTTTGATCTTGGTAAGAATAAGAGAGTTACAGTTAGACAATTtagaaatataaatttgatcGATATTAGAGAATACTATATGGATCAATCTACTGGGGAAATGAAGCCTGGTAAGAAAGGGATTTCATTGACGGAGGATTTatatgatgaattattaaaacATAGGttaaatattgatgaagcATTGAGGAGGTTTGGTTCGAAAAGACCAAGGACCAAGACAGTGAGAATACAATCTGATGGAGAAGAAGACACAGAGAGTCACGAATTAGAGGGAGACAATGACGATGGAAGAACTAAGAAGCAAAAGATTGCACCTCCAACGCTATTGCCGCATGAAGAAAATGCAGCAAATGCGAAGAGAGAAGCGAATGCCACCTTAGTTATTCCAGGAGCCAGAAAACAGGAAGTTAAAACAGAATCAGAGCCTGTTGCGGTACAAGAAGAGGAAATCACACAGAAGGATATGGAATCCAGTGACGATGAAGAATCCAAGagttttgaagaagaaatgaacaAATTGCTGGATGAGAGTAGTGAAGAAGAGTGA
- the MIH1 gene encoding putative tyrosine protein phosphatase MIH1 (similar to Saccharomyces cerevisiae MIH1 (YMR036C); ancestral locus Anc_2.596), producing MNERDDLMSGNTGSKFFKNVQSLFSKRESIDQEVILQIDSTNVLQSSMYCPATRRKSCSRKSSLSLQRSDSFKKKEPKKINHPTTIKQINSIYSQIHEQNVSVLSQSKITYIEPNSNIMFPRITPDILKDIICNDLHKPHFKSYKIIDCRFEYEFKGGHIKNAINLSTQKDIEKNLLELERKSNTLLIFHCEFSSHRGPILASHLRNCDRMLHYDNYPNLFYPDIVIVNGGYKDFYARFPELCYPNNYVEMNSKENCKILEIELTKFRKDSKRVISRTNSSKIFNDFKPEQPPKLSFEFCSNSSNSSDISSDDNISPISTNSSTSRFSVSKTLLMDSLASDNQYFSFDEIDEKELSFLDNDEKRGKKLMFLTGGD from the coding sequence ATGAATGAGAGGGACGATTTAATGAGCGGTAATACAGGTTCAAAGTTCTTTAAGAACGTCCAGTCACTATTCTCGAAAAGAGAGTCAATTGACCAAGAAGTGATATTACAAATAGATTCTACCAACGTCTTACAATCTTCAATGTACTGCCCAGCCACTCGAAGAAAATCGTGTTCTCGAAAGAGTAGTCTATCATTACAACGTTCAGACTCGtttaagaagaaagaacCCAAGAAGATAAACCATCCAACAACGATCAAGCAGATCAATTCTATATATTCACAAATTCATGAGCAGAACGTTTCCGTACTATCACAAAGTAAAATCACCTACATTGAACCAAACTCTAACATTATGTTCCCAAGAATCACCCCTGACATATTAAAAGATATCATTTGTAATGATCTACATAAACCTCATTTCAAATCGTACAAGATCATCGATTGCAGATTCGAATATGAATTTAAAGGTGGACATATAAAAAATgcaataaatttatcaactcaaaaagatattgaaaaaaatttgctTGAGTTGGAGAGGAAAAGTAACACATTGCTCATATTCCATTGTGAATTCAGTTCCCATAGAGGACCCATACTTGCATCGCATTTAAGAAATTGTGATAGAATGCTTCACTACGATAATTATCCAAACCTTTTCTATCCAGATATAGTTATCGTAAATGGAGGTTACAAAGACTTTTACGCCCGTTTCCCAGAGTTATGCTATCCAAATAATTATGTTGagatgaattcaaaagaaaattgcaAGATTCTCGAAATTGAACTAACAAAATTCAGGAAGGATTCGAAACGTGTAATATCAAGGACAAactcttcaaaaatattcaacGATTTTAAACCAGAACAACCACCAAAATTATCCTTCGAATTTTGCTCTAATTCAAGTAATAGCAGTGACATCTCCAGTGATGATAACATTTCCCCAATAAGTACAAACAGCAGTACCAGTCGTTTCAGTGTTAGCAAGACGTTACTTATGGATTCTCTAGCAAGCGACAATCAATACTTTAGTTTCGACGAgattgatgaaaaagaacTCTCATTCTTGGacaatgatgaaaaaagaGGTAAGAAATTGATGTTCCTAACCGGTGGTGATTGA
- the GRX3 gene encoding monothiol glutaredoxin GRX3 (similar to Saccharomyces cerevisiae GRX3 (YDR098C) and GRX4 (YER174C); ancestral locus Anc_8.240) — protein MAVIEVESQDEFTLLTTKESGEHLITLYFHTSWAEPCRQMNEIYKAVSEEPSNKDIVFLSIDADSNAEISELFDVNAVPYFVLIQNGSILKEQSGADPKDFINTLEECKKFISNQQAKDEDGLEEEDEEAETEEEIADRLSKLVKAAPVMLFMKGNPSEPKCGFSRQIVGILREHQVRFGFFDILKDDAIRQSMKKFSDWPTFPQLYINGEFQGGLDIIKESLEEDPEFFQHALQA, from the coding sequence atggcaGTTATCGAAGTTGAAAGTCAAGACGAATTCACACTATTGACGACCAAAGAGTCTGGTGAGCATTTAATAACACTTTACTTCCACACAAGTTGGGCGGAACCATGTAGGCAAATGaatgaaatatataaagcTGTCAGTGAGGAGCCTTCAAATAAAGATATAGTTTTCCTTTCCATTGATGCCGACTCAAATGCAGAAATTTCTGAGTTATTTGATGTCAATGCTGTTCCATATTTTGTGTTAATTCAAAATGGTAGTATCTTAAAAGAGCAATCTGGTGCTGATCCTAAAGATTTTATCAACACCTTAGAAGAGTgtaagaaatttatttcGAATCAGCAAGCTAAAGATGAGGACGGTTtagaagaggaagatgagGAGGCAGAGaccgaagaagaaatagcTGACAGATTGTCAAAACTTGTCAAGGCTGCGCCAGTCATGCTATTCATGAAAGGTAACCCATCAGAACCAAAATGTGGGTTTTCTAGACAGATTGTAGGTATATTAAGAGAACATCAAGTTAGATTTGGATTTTTCGATATTTTGAAGGATGACGCTATTAGACAAAgtatgaagaaattttccGATTGGCCTACTTTCCCTCAGCTATATATAAATGGTGAATTCCAAGGTGGTTTGGATATCATTAAAGAATCGTTGGAGGAAGATCCTGAATTTTTCCAACATGCGCTTCAAGCGTAG
- the MSN2 gene encoding stress-responsive transcriptional activator MSN2 (similar to Saccharomyces cerevisiae MSN4 (YKL062W) and MSN2 (YMR037C); ancestral locus Anc_2.598) has protein sequence MTTTEENNTLQFPLSTNDSPNERAISTPATTTSNSFELFQDSTDSNSRAKNQLLPTENLNYDSLTSPTTLNDFLFGLESPKTLDNNSTEFINPTIIDPSLFLDDTANYKRHTSSLIDNLLTDNEIFDPNYRRASEIISNSNRLPTASSYARNSISNSVDFWNLNEKDKFTIENEKIEKSAFKIDNELTKVLSEYNIDFTNPFSTNQSDAIVPPQSPRQERNYSIRKNRASLPALGNSEFFHKNVTWENVILSDDEDSNNNSSLNFPTTTISSSTHTTIPSTNSNTAPSPNQNFIRPSMLLSSKASTMAKIATTGMENPDSNSNNMFSLKKSIPMSLSNNTNILKQQPLQSPQQIKKTRRKSTNTFQLNEHRRKKSIDPIDENEKPFKCDTCYKAFRRSEHLKRHIRSVHSTERPFACTICDKKFSRSDNLSQHLKTHKKHGEL, from the coding sequence aTGACGACTACGGAAGAAAATAACACTTTACAATTTCCTCTTTCAACCAATGATTCTCCAAATGAAAGAGCCATATCTACTCCAGCAACTACAACAAGTAACAGTTTTGAGTTGTTTCAGGATTCCACTGACAGTAACTCAAGAGCGAAAAATCAATTGCTTCCtacagaaaatttaaacTATGACTCTCTTACAAGCCCAACAACGTTAAACGACTTTTTATTCGGATTAGAATCACCAAAGACTTTAGATAATAATTCTACTGAGTTTATAAATCCAACTATTATTGATCCTAGTCTTTTTCTGGATGATACTGCAAATTACAAGAGACATACATCTTCATTaatagataatttattgacagacaatgaaattttcgatCCAAATTATAGAAGAGCTAGtgaaataatatcaaatagCAATAGATTACCAACGGCATCATCATATGCAAGAAACTCAATTTCCAATTCAGTGGATTTTTGGAActtaaatgaaaaagataaatttacaatagaaaatgaaaagatagAAAAAAGTGCATTCAAGAtagataatgaattaaCAAAAGTTCTTAGTGAATATAACATAGATTTCACAAATCCTTTCTCCACTAATCAATCCGATGCCATAGTACCTCCACAGTCTCCAAGACAGGAAAGAAATTATAGCATTAGAAAAAATCGTGCCTCTTTGCCTGCACTAGGAAACTCTGAATTCTTCCATAAAAACGTCACATGGGAAAATGTCATTCTTTCGGATGATGAGGATTCAAACAATAACAGCAGTTTAAACTTCCCGACAACTACAATTTCAAGCTCCACTCATACCACTATTCCTTCCACTAATAGCAATACAGCGCCATCCCCAAaccaaaatttcataagGCCTTCCATGCTACTCTCGAGCAAAGCCTCAACAATGGCTAAGATTGCCACTACCGGGATGGAAAACCCAGATtcaaatagtaataatatgttctctttgaaaaaatcaataccAATGTccttatcaaataatacaaatataCTGAAGCAACAACCCTTGCAATCACCACAACAAATTAAAAAGACAAGGAGAAAATCTACCAACACGTTTCAATTAAATGAGCAtagaaggaaaaaatccATTGACCCaatagatgaaaatgaaaaaccTTTCAAATGTGACACCTGTTACAAAGCATTTAGAAGAAGTGAACATTTAAAGAGACATATCAGATCCGTGCATTCTACCGAAAGGCCGTTCGCTTGTACTATTTGTGACAAGAAATTTAGTAGAAGTGATAACCTTTCGCAACACTTGAAAACCCATAAAAAGCACGGCGAGTTATGA
- the KAFR0A02350 gene encoding uncharacterized protein, which translates to MLLNGIYCRYNCKKGPYKGSDAINTHIYDAILLQKLHKNMANKTCQITKQSLILKDSAWKIMKARADHQCCLIVEIVLTITYKFIRYWLISTFIVQPMTQIPSLKNNGFYSCEFTLLSSFQWSTSQYCRAQLFMIIREVSSTLQLKHSVSNLATNDLVKYYRTLD; encoded by the coding sequence ATGTTACTAAATGGTATATATTGTAGGTATAACTGTAAGAAAGGCCCATATAAGGGTTCAGATGCTATCAATACCCACATTTACGATGCAATATTACTTCAAAAGCTACATAAGAATATGGCGAATAAAACATGTCAAATCACAAAACAATCTCTAATACTGAAAGACAGTGCATGGAAAATTATGAAGGCACGGGCAGATCATCAATGTTGCCTTATTGTTGAGATTGTGCTTACTATTACATATAAGTTCATAAGATATTGGTTGATTTCGACATTTATTGTGCAGCCAATGACCCAGATCCCCAGCTTGAAAAATAACGGATTCTACTCATGTGAATTTACACTTTTAAGTTCATTTCAGTGGAGTACTTCTCAATACTGCCGAGCCCAATTGTTCATGATTATTAGAGAAGTTTCTTCAACTCTGCAACTGAAACATTCAGTTTCCAATTTAGCAACAAACGATCTTGTTAAATATTACCGTACTTTAGATTAA
- the IMP2 gene encoding endopeptidase catalytic subunit (similar to Saccharomyces cerevisiae IMP2 (YMR035W); ancestral locus Anc_2.595), giving the protein MKRYTKLVLLTISWLPVAMTTAELVNISKINGKSMRPTLNPSDKDTDWVILKLFRPAKNLQRNDIILFKSPFDPKILFCKRVKGLDKDLIRLEHENIRVPRGHIWVEGDNVHSVDSRTFGPISKGLILGKVKCIVWPPRRWGTDLNKWAGRDAMVNEDDKMHFIDSE; this is encoded by the coding sequence ATGAAACGATATACAAAGTTGGTACTCCTCACAATATCGTGGTTACCGGTAGCGATGACAACAGCAGAACTAGTCAATATATCGAAAATAAATGGGAAATCAATGAGACCAACTCTTAATCCGAGCGATAAAGATACAGATTGGGTTATCCTGAAATTGTTCAGGCCCGCAAAGAATCTTCAACGAAACGATATAATACTATTCAAATCACCATTTGAcccaaaaatattattttgtaaacGTGTAAAAGGTTTAGACAAGGATTTAATTAGATTGGAGCATGAGAATATAAGAGTACCGCGAGGTCATATCTGGGTCGAGGGGGATAATGTTCATTCAGTTGATAGCAGGACATTCGGGCCGATCTCGAAAGGGCTAATCCTAGGGAAAGTCAAGTGTATTGTATGGCCGCCAAGGAGGTGGGGCActgatttgaataaatggGCAGGAAGAGACGCAATGGTTAATGAGGATGATAAAATGCATTTTATAGATAGTGAATGa